In a single window of the Acidobacteriota bacterium genome:
- the frr gene encoding ribosome recycling factor gives MSAEDVVKETGPKMESVIEDFKRKLANVRTGRATVGLLDSVVVDYYGTPTPLNQMASVAVPEPQLMTVQPWDISQLGAVEKAIIGANLGLNPSNDGKLIRLPVPPLNEERRKQLAKQIHEFAEEHRIALRNIRHQSNDLLKKLLKDKAISEDEERGGLDDVQKLTNTFVSKIDELAKNKESEVMSV, from the coding sequence ATGAGCGCAGAAGATGTAGTTAAAGAAACAGGGCCGAAAATGGAATCGGTCATTGAGGATTTTAAGCGGAAGCTCGCCAACGTCCGCACCGGACGCGCGACGGTCGGCCTTCTGGATTCGGTCGTGGTCGATTATTACGGCACGCCCACGCCGTTGAATCAGATGGCGTCGGTCGCCGTACCGGAGCCGCAGCTGATGACGGTGCAGCCGTGGGACATTTCCCAGCTCGGCGCCGTCGAAAAAGCGATCATTGGCGCAAATCTCGGCCTCAACCCGTCAAATGACGGCAAGCTTATTCGCTTGCCCGTTCCGCCGCTGAACGAGGAGCGCCGCAAGCAGCTTGCAAAGCAGATCCACGAATTTGCCGAAGAGCATCGTATCGCCCTTCGAAACATTCGCCACCAATCCAACGACCTGCTGAAAAAGCTGCTCAAGGACAAGGCAATTTCCGAGGACGAAGAGCGTGGCGGGCTTGATGATGTTCAGAAACTTACCAACACATTCGTCTCAAAGATCGATGAACTTGCGAAGAACAAGGAATCCGAGGTCATGAGCGTCTGA
- a CDS encoding UvrD-helicase domain-containing protein, giving the protein MDLLSSLNPPQKEAVTTTEGPLLVLAGAGSGKTRVITVRIAYLIAEKGVAPHNILAVTFTNKAAGEMRERVEKLLQGQRLRSAPLIATFHSLCVRLLRQDIESLDEDYTKSFTIYDTDDSLKVVRACVKDLGFDEKQLNPRNVRNAISSAKNRGHDPQTYLARIDTYDSKRQQIAAVYELYEKRLKLGNALDFDDLLIVAVRLLKRCSDVREKYNDRFKYILVDEYQDTNALQFALIDLLTEKQKNVCVVGDDAQSIYGFRQADIRNILEFEKHFKDAKTILLEQNYRSTQTILDAADAIISNNVNQKKKKLWTANDGGERLFYYQAYDGDGEARFVASQIDKMMARDDKLKFAVLYRTNAQSRLFEEALRRQRIDYNIVGGFSFYERVEVKDIIAYLKAAMNPFDNIAILRIINTPPRGIGKTSLEELQRYAAWSGGSLWTTLIAVTDREVPAQTNLTTRAREALRGFKETMDRLIAKVNEPRSSERHVTEIVIAAIEETGYGNALRAEDTEESIARLENLEELANAAADYDKQDENGLRDFIDHAALASDTDKYDRDAKVTLMTVHAAKGLEFPVVFLAGLEDGIFPHSRSIHDQKELEEERRLAYVAITRAEKMLFLTHAMRRRTYGDEFAAEPSQFLNELPLELIEDLSDSASWLSYARSGTTAAAKAAVSALRGEAEPPKPRNVYTGKTYNSADAVAEFFKMRQSGAASPEPPKPSTPASTPMDRLRAAASPEPKPRSNGIEPGKYVVHAKYGRGLVLRREGSGDTAKLTVSFPGFGQKKLVEKFANLQLDRT; this is encoded by the coding sequence ATGGATCTGCTTTCTTCACTTAATCCGCCTCAGAAAGAGGCCGTAACAACGACCGAAGGGCCGCTGCTTGTTCTTGCGGGAGCGGGCTCGGGCAAGACGCGCGTTATAACGGTCCGCATCGCGTATCTTATTGCAGAAAAAGGGGTTGCACCGCACAATATCCTCGCCGTTACATTCACTAACAAGGCGGCGGGCGAGATGCGAGAGCGTGTCGAAAAGCTCCTGCAGGGCCAGCGTTTGCGATCCGCACCGCTGATCGCGACGTTTCACAGCCTTTGCGTCCGGCTGCTGCGGCAGGACATCGAATCGCTCGACGAAGACTATACAAAGTCGTTCACGATCTACGACACCGACGATTCGCTGAAGGTCGTAAGGGCGTGCGTCAAGGACCTCGGTTTTGACGAAAAACAGCTCAATCCTCGCAACGTCCGCAACGCCATCAGCTCGGCAAAGAACCGCGGCCACGACCCGCAGACCTATCTGGCCCGTATCGACACTTACGATTCGAAACGGCAGCAGATCGCGGCCGTTTATGAGCTTTACGAGAAGCGTCTGAAACTTGGGAACGCACTCGATTTCGACGACCTTCTGATCGTCGCGGTGCGGCTGCTGAAACGCTGCAGCGACGTCCGCGAAAAGTATAACGACCGCTTCAAATACATCCTCGTCGATGAGTATCAGGATACGAACGCATTGCAGTTCGCGCTGATAGACCTGCTCACGGAAAAGCAGAAGAACGTATGCGTGGTCGGCGATGACGCACAGAGCATATACGGTTTTCGGCAGGCGGATATTCGGAACATTCTCGAATTCGAGAAGCATTTCAAGGACGCGAAAACCATTCTGCTTGAACAGAATTACCGGTCGACGCAAACGATCCTCGACGCGGCGGACGCGATCATCAGCAACAACGTAAACCAGAAGAAAAAGAAGCTCTGGACGGCGAACGACGGCGGCGAGAGGCTGTTCTATTATCAGGCGTATGACGGCGACGGGGAAGCGAGATTTGTCGCATCGCAGATCGATAAGATGATGGCACGCGACGACAAACTGAAGTTTGCCGTGCTGTATCGAACGAACGCTCAGTCGCGGCTTTTTGAGGAAGCCCTGCGTCGGCAGCGTATCGATTACAACATCGTAGGCGGCTTTTCTTTCTACGAGCGCGTCGAGGTAAAGGACATCATCGCGTATCTTAAAGCCGCGATGAATCCTTTCGACAACATAGCGATACTTCGCATCATCAACACGCCGCCCCGCGGCATCGGCAAGACGAGCCTCGAAGAACTGCAGAGATACGCAGCATGGAGCGGCGGTTCGCTGTGGACGACTTTGATCGCGGTGACGGACCGCGAGGTTCCTGCACAGACGAACCTAACAACACGAGCACGCGAGGCGTTGCGCGGCTTCAAGGAAACGATGGACCGCCTGATCGCCAAAGTGAACGAACCTCGTTCGTCCGAACGGCATGTTACCGAGATCGTGATCGCCGCGATCGAGGAAACGGGGTACGGCAATGCCCTGAGAGCCGAGGATACTGAAGAATCCATCGCGAGGCTCGAGAACCTGGAAGAACTCGCTAACGCCGCCGCCGACTACGACAAACAGGACGAGAATGGCCTACGAGATTTTATTGATCACGCGGCACTTGCTTCGGATACGGACAAATACGACCGCGACGCGAAAGTAACGCTGATGACCGTTCACGCCGCGAAAGGCCTCGAATTTCCGGTTGTCTTTCTCGCGGGCCTTGAGGACGGCATTTTTCCGCATTCGCGTTCGATACACGATCAAAAAGAGCTTGAGGAAGAACGCCGGCTTGCCTACGTGGCCATCACGCGTGCGGAAAAGATGCTTTTCCTGACGCATGCGATGCGGCGGCGGACCTATGGCGACGAATTTGCTGCGGAGCCTTCGCAGTTCCTCAACGAATTGCCGTTGGAACTGATCGAGGATCTCTCTGACAGCGCGTCGTGGCTGTCGTACGCTCGCAGCGGGACCACAGCAGCGGCGAAAGCCGCAGTATCGGCACTTCGCGGTGAAGCAGAACCCCCGAAACCGCGAAATGTCTATACCGGAAAGACTTATAACAGTGCCGATGCCGTAGCCGAATTTTTCAAGATGCGGCAGAGCGGAGCGGCATCGCCGGAACCGCCTAAGCCATCTACTCCGGCATCCACGCCGATGGACAGGCTTCGTGCCGCAGCGTCACCGGAGCCGAAACCGCGTTCGAACGGCATCGAGCCCGGAAAATACGTCGTTCACGCGAAATACGGCCGCGGGCTCGTGTTGCGGCGTGAGGGAAGCGGCGATACGGCAAAATTGACGGTCAGTTTTCCGGGATTCGGGCAGAAGAAGCTGGTCGAGAAATTTGCGAATCTGCAATTGGACAGAACCTGA
- a CDS encoding hydrolase, with protein MPHSDLLDPKKAALAVIDIQESFRNAIPDFDTIAVRASVAVQGFQILGLPVLVTEQYPKGLGHTAEEIRRVLPENFEVYEKTAFSSCGASQFVEKLRELGVEQVAVCGIETHVCVNQTVHDLLDHGFQVHILSDCVSSRFEYNRLIGLEKMRRSGAVPSSIEMAFFELMRDARHEQFKAIQALIK; from the coding sequence ATGCCTCATTCCGATCTGTTAGACCCGAAAAAAGCGGCTCTTGCCGTCATTGATATTCAAGAAAGTTTTCGCAACGCGATCCCTGATTTCGACACCATTGCCGTCCGTGCGTCGGTCGCGGTGCAGGGCTTTCAGATACTTGGACTGCCGGTTCTCGTGACCGAACAATACCCGAAAGGCCTCGGGCATACGGCTGAGGAAATTCGTCGTGTGCTGCCGGAAAATTTCGAGGTTTATGAGAAAACGGCGTTCAGTTCGTGCGGTGCTTCGCAATTCGTCGAAAAACTGCGTGAGCTCGGCGTAGAACAGGTCGCCGTATGCGGCATCGAAACGCACGTCTGCGTGAATCAGACCGTCCACGACCTGCTCGATCACGGCTTTCAGGTACATATTTTGAGCGACTGCGTGTCGTCGCGGTTCGAGTATAACCGCCTTATCGGCCTTGAGAAGATGCGGCGAAGCGGCGCCGTGCCGTCGTCGATCGAGATGGCTTTTTTTGAACTGATGCGCGATGCCCGTCACGAGCAATTCAAGGCGATACAGGCCCTGATCAAGTAG
- a CDS encoding acyl-CoA thioesterase translates to MDGWHETEIRVRYAETDQMGIVHHSNYVIWFEAARSDLCRARGFSYKEMETDGDSLMVVAETYCRFKSPAYYEDVLTIRTRVAEVRSRSLRFFYEVYRSADDTLVAEGETMHVVTDRNKKVKSLPEFYRDRLLLSEERSFPPDKAPS, encoded by the coding sequence ATGGACGGCTGGCACGAGACCGAAATACGCGTCCGGTACGCCGAAACCGACCAAATGGGCATAGTCCATCATTCCAACTACGTAATTTGGTTTGAAGCCGCCCGCAGCGACCTCTGTAGGGCGCGCGGTTTTTCTTACAAAGAAATGGAAACGGACGGCGATTCGCTGATGGTCGTCGCCGAGACGTATTGCCGCTTCAAATCGCCGGCTTATTATGAGGACGTACTGACCATACGGACACGGGTCGCTGAAGTGAGAAGCCGCAGCCTGCGTTTCTTTTATGAGGTTTACAGGTCTGCCGACGACACGCTGGTCGCCGAAGGCGAGACCATGCACGTCGTGACCGACCGAAACAAGAAAGTGAAATCGCTGCCCGAATTTTATCGTGACCGCCTGCTGCTCAGCGAAGAGAGGTCATTCCCGCCGGATAAAGCGCCAAGCTAG
- the smpB gene encoding SsrA-binding protein SmpB encodes MSAEKDIVTNRLAFHEYHILDKFEAGAALVGSEVKSIMAGRIQLKESYVAIKDGEVWLLGANVSQYSHGNINNHDPLRPRKLLLHRREIEKLQKETMQKGMTLVVTRIYWKNGRIKFEIGVAKGKKLYDKRETEMKRTIAKETQAELKQRLR; translated from the coding sequence ATGTCTGCAGAAAAAGACATCGTTACCAATAGGCTCGCCTTTCACGAGTACCACATCCTCGACAAATTCGAGGCCGGTGCAGCGTTGGTCGGCAGTGAGGTAAAGAGCATAATGGCGGGCCGAATACAGCTAAAGGAGTCTTACGTTGCGATCAAGGACGGCGAGGTCTGGCTGCTCGGTGCGAACGTTTCACAGTATTCCCACGGAAATATCAACAATCATGATCCTCTGCGTCCGAGGAAACTGCTGCTGCACCGCCGCGAGATCGAAAAACTGCAGAAAGAAACAATGCAGAAAGGCATGACGCTCGTAGTGACACGTATCTATTGGAAGAACGGCCGGATCAAATTTGAGATCGGCGTGGCAAAGGGCAAGAAGCTTTACGACAAACGCGAAACTGAAATGAAACGCACCATCGCGAAAGAGACGCAGGCCGAGTTGAAACAAAGGCTTCGTTGA
- a CDS encoding leucyl aminopeptidase, with the protein MKITGISSGFSEANAEALVAAVYKDEKASSADLKALDKLTGGLIADLFANEDFKGESGDTALIRFTPKSGGKASRLLLVGVGEKKDYKVPAVATLSGTATRFLRKRGIKSFALDARISGDAVAVAQYAAQGMITSQFELDKYKTKDRSTNQVTAGVIYISGAKPADLKNGINRGRIIGDSMNFTRDLANEPPNILHPTEMAKRAQAMAKEAGLKCEVLTEAQMEKMGMGSILSVTKGTTQPAKMIVLRYTPAKSTAKNNEMLALVGKAVTFDTGGISLKPGPGMEAMKYDMSGGATVMGTMRAIGLLKPSVPVIGVIGAVENMPDGGASRPADVVTAMNGKTIEILNTDAEGRLVLADAVAYAEKQGATRIVDMATLTGAVIIALGGYNTGVMGNDQGLMDEIIACGKQTGEGFWQLPVGPEYSKDIKSDIADIKNIGPAGKAGTIMGAVFIQEFIDKAKWAHLDIAGTAWNDGVRAHQAKGPTGVAIRSLLELVERSQ; encoded by the coding sequence ATGAAAATTACGGGTATCTCGAGCGGGTTTTCCGAAGCAAATGCGGAAGCACTGGTTGCGGCTGTTTACAAGGATGAAAAGGCTTCGTCAGCCGATCTGAAGGCATTGGACAAATTGACGGGCGGGCTGATCGCCGACCTTTTCGCGAACGAAGATTTCAAAGGCGAATCGGGCGACACTGCTCTGATCCGATTTACGCCCAAAAGTGGTGGGAAGGCGAGCCGACTGCTGCTGGTCGGCGTTGGCGAAAAAAAGGACTATAAGGTGCCTGCCGTAGCCACACTCTCAGGTACCGCGACGCGGTTTCTGCGTAAACGCGGCATCAAGAGCTTTGCTCTCGACGCCAGGATCAGCGGTGATGCAGTTGCCGTTGCTCAGTACGCTGCTCAGGGCATGATCACGAGCCAGTTCGAGCTCGACAAATATAAGACCAAAGACCGCTCGACGAACCAGGTAACTGCCGGCGTTATCTATATCTCCGGAGCAAAACCTGCTGATCTGAAGAACGGCATCAACCGCGGCCGCATCATCGGCGATTCGATGAACTTCACCCGCGATCTGGCCAATGAACCGCCCAATATCCTTCACCCGACCGAAATGGCGAAACGGGCTCAGGCGATGGCCAAAGAGGCAGGCCTGAAGTGCGAGGTTCTGACAGAAGCTCAGATGGAAAAAATGGGCATGGGCTCGATCCTAAGCGTTACAAAAGGCACTACGCAGCCCGCAAAGATGATCGTCCTGCGCTACACGCCCGCCAAGAGCACGGCAAAGAACAACGAGATGCTCGCACTCGTAGGAAAGGCGGTCACGTTCGATACCGGCGGTATTTCGCTCAAGCCCGGACCGGGCATGGAAGCGATGAAATACGACATGTCCGGCGGCGCCACCGTAATGGGTACCATGCGGGCGATCGGACTGCTCAAGCCGTCAGTGCCGGTCATAGGCGTTATCGGAGCGGTCGAGAACATGCCCGACGGCGGAGCTTCGCGTCCGGCTGACGTTGTTACCGCTATGAACGGCAAAACCATTGAGATACTGAACACGGATGCTGAAGGCCGTCTCGTACTTGCGGATGCGGTCGCCTACGCTGAAAAACAGGGCGCCACGCGTATCGTCGATATGGCAACGCTCACGGGTGCGGTCATCATCGCTCTCGGCGGATACAACACGGGCGTAATGGGCAACGATCAGGGCCTGATGGACGAGATCATTGCCTGCGGAAAGCAAACGGGCGAAGGCTTTTGGCAGCTTCCCGTCGGCCCCGAGTACAGCAAGGACATCAAGTCCGACATCGCTGATATCAAGAATATCGGCCCTGCCGGCAAGGCCGGCACCATTATGGGTGCTGTTTTTATTCAGGAGTTCATCGACAAGGCCAAGTGGGCCCACCTCGACATTGCCGGCACTGCATGGAACGACGGCGTCAGGGCACATCAGGCAAAGGGCCCGACCGGCGTTGCCATACGCTCGCTGCTCGAGCTAGTCGAAAGATCGCAATAA
- the sucC gene encoding ADP-forming succinate--CoA ligase subunit beta yields the protein MKIHEYQGKAILKEYGVPVPRGIVATTPEQAEAAAIELGTDVCVVKAQIHAGGRGKGGGVKLAKSPAEAKQLASEILGMQLVTHQTGPEGQEVKTLLIEEGLPIDREFYLGITLDRVTGRNVFMASSAGGMDIEKVAEETPELILKETIDPSVGLRGFQARKLAFGLGIPAELIGQASKFMLSLYDSYEKIDASLVEINPFLLTKDNRLIALDAKVTFDDNAMFRHKDFAELRDLAEEEPLEIEASKYDLNYIKLDGNIGCMVNGAGLAMATMDIIKLAGGEPANFLDVGGGASQERVEQAFKILLADTNVKAVLINIFGGIVRCDMVASGVVAAAKNLGVSIPIVARLEGTNVEAGREILANSGIGIIPATGMNDAAQKVVAAAA from the coding sequence ATGAAGATCCACGAATATCAAGGTAAAGCCATCTTGAAAGAATATGGCGTTCCCGTTCCACGCGGCATTGTTGCAACCACGCCTGAACAGGCTGAGGCTGCAGCGATCGAATTAGGCACCGACGTCTGTGTAGTCAAAGCTCAGATCCACGCCGGCGGCCGCGGTAAAGGCGGCGGCGTCAAGCTCGCTAAATCGCCTGCTGAGGCAAAACAGCTTGCATCCGAGATACTCGGAATGCAGCTCGTCACGCATCAGACCGGCCCCGAAGGCCAAGAGGTCAAAACGCTCCTTATCGAAGAAGGCCTGCCGATCGATCGTGAATTCTACCTCGGTATCACGCTCGACCGCGTCACGGGCCGCAACGTCTTTATGGCGTCGTCCGCTGGCGGCATGGACATTGAAAAGGTCGCTGAGGAAACTCCTGAGCTTATCTTGAAAGAGACGATCGACCCGTCAGTCGGCCTGCGTGGCTTTCAGGCTCGCAAGCTCGCATTCGGCCTCGGCATTCCGGCTGAACTGATCGGCCAGGCGTCGAAGTTCATGCTCTCGCTCTACGACTCATACGAGAAAATTGACGCATCCTTGGTCGAGATCAATCCGTTCCTGCTCACCAAAGACAACCGCCTGATCGCTCTCGACGCTAAGGTCACGTTTGATGACAACGCGATGTTTCGCCACAAAGATTTCGCCGAACTCCGCGACCTGGCCGAGGAAGAACCGCTCGAGATCGAGGCTTCAAAATACGACCTCAATTACATCAAGCTCGACGGCAACATCGGCTGCATGGTCAATGGTGCCGGACTCGCGATGGCAACGATGGACATCATCAAACTCGCGGGCGGCGAACCGGCGAACTTCCTCGATGTCGGCGGCGGTGCCTCGCAGGAACGCGTCGAACAGGCGTTCAAGATCCTGCTCGCCGACACCAACGTCAAAGCCGTGCTGATCAACATCTTCGGTGGCATCGTCCGCTGCGACATGGTCGCCTCAGGCGTCGTCGCCGCAGCCAAGAACCTCGGCGTCTCGATCCCGATCGTCGCCCGCCTCGAAGGCACAAACGTCGAAGCAGGCCGCGAAATACTAGCAAACTCCGGCATCGGCATCATCCCCGCAACCGGAATGAACGACGCCGCCCAAAAAGTAGTCGCCGCCGCTGCGTAA
- the bstA gene encoding bacillithiol transferase BstA has product MDDLRFPIGEFEHGFDHSVEARNGRIAVIDRLPARLSEAVSGLEDAQLDTPYRDGGWTVRQTVHHIADSHANAYSRFKLALTEDSPTIKPYHEDLWAELADSRLPVDVSLKMIEGIHARWAALLRSMTDADFHREFLHPETGVWKLEAALALYAWHSQHHTAHITALRERMGW; this is encoded by the coding sequence ATGGACGATCTGCGTTTTCCTATCGGCGAATTTGAACATGGTTTCGATCACTCCGTCGAAGCCCGCAACGGCCGTATCGCGGTCATAGACCGGTTGCCGGCAAGACTGTCTGAGGCTGTTTCAGGACTGGAAGACGCTCAGCTCGATACGCCCTATCGAGACGGCGGCTGGACGGTACGCCAGACGGTTCACCACATTGCCGACAGCCACGCGAACGCCTACAGCCGCTTCAAATTGGCCTTGACGGAAGATTCACCGACCATAAAGCCGTATCACGAAGATCTTTGGGCCGAACTCGCGGACAGCAGGCTGCCCGTTGATGTCTCGCTGAAAATGATCGAGGGAATTCACGCTCGCTGGGCGGCATTGCTCCGCTCAATGACGGACGCCGACTTTCACCGCGAATTCCTTCATCCCGAGACCGGCGTCTGGAAACTCGAGGCGGCTCTCGCTCTCTACGCGTGGCATTCGCAGCATCACACTGCACACATCACTGCACTTCGAGAGAGAATGGGCTGGTGA
- the dnaB gene encoding replicative DNA helicase encodes MLNSNLNDQYLERPLPSSEDSERVILGAILLDNALLSQALEKLQADDFYQPLNRQVFSAMISLFEHGRAIDPILIGEELRKEGMLDTIGGISAISNLTLGVPHATNIDEYVRVVREKSVLRSLIRACNSITSEALEQDHETDIILDRAEQAIFNIAEGRTNQSFVDIETTIKKVFENIKERSAGDPNALTGLSTGFRDLDDMTSGLQRSDLIIVAGRPSMGKTAFCLNVAQNAALRTGAVVAIFSLEMSRESLVTRMLASEARINAQRFRTGRLMTAEIERLGIAVGSLSRANIHIDDSPGISVLEMRAKCRRLAAEQKALDLVVVDYLQLMGSNRRVESRQQEVSQISRELKALAKELDVPVVALSQLSRAPEARNPPRPVMSDLRDSGSIEQDADIVAFIYRDDYYNHSEENQGQAELIIAKQRNGPTGDIKMAFLKDFTRFEDLYRG; translated from the coding sequence ATGCTCAACAGCAACCTCAACGATCAGTACCTGGAAAGGCCTTTGCCGTCGAGCGAGGACAGCGAACGCGTCATTTTGGGGGCGATCCTGCTCGACAACGCTCTACTTTCGCAGGCGCTGGAAAAGCTGCAGGCGGATGATTTCTATCAGCCGCTGAATCGACAGGTCTTTTCGGCGATGATCTCGCTTTTCGAGCATGGGCGTGCCATCGACCCGATCCTGATCGGCGAAGAACTCCGCAAAGAGGGAATGCTCGATACCATCGGCGGCATATCGGCAATATCAAATCTGACGCTCGGCGTGCCGCACGCGACTAATATCGACGAATATGTCCGTGTGGTCCGGGAAAAATCGGTCCTTCGCAGCCTGATCCGTGCCTGCAACAGCATCACCAGCGAAGCATTAGAGCAGGATCACGAAACGGACATCATATTGGACCGTGCCGAGCAGGCGATCTTCAACATTGCCGAGGGCCGCACGAATCAAAGCTTTGTTGATATAGAAACGACCATCAAAAAGGTCTTTGAGAATATCAAGGAACGCTCCGCAGGCGATCCGAACGCCCTCACAGGCCTTTCGACGGGCTTTCGTGACCTTGACGACATGACATCGGGGCTGCAGAGGAGCGATCTGATAATCGTTGCGGGCCGCCCGTCGATGGGAAAAACGGCCTTTTGTTTGAACGTCGCACAAAATGCGGCGCTGCGAACGGGTGCGGTCGTTGCTATTTTCTCGCTTGAAATGTCCCGCGAATCGCTCGTCACACGTATGCTTGCAAGCGAGGCTCGCATAAACGCACAGCGTTTTCGCACCGGAAGGCTGATGACGGCTGAAATAGAACGGCTCGGTATCGCGGTCGGCAGCCTTTCGCGGGCTAATATTCATATCGACGATTCGCCGGGAATTTCCGTTTTGGAAATGCGGGCGAAATGCCGACGCCTTGCGGCCGAGCAAAAGGCGCTAGATCTGGTTGTAGTGGACTATCTGCAGTTGATGGGATCGAACAGGCGGGTCGAATCGCGGCAGCAGGAAGTTTCGCAGATCTCGCGTGAATTAAAGGCACTCGCTAAAGAATTGGACGTTCCGGTCGTTGCGTTGTCGCAGTTGTCACGTGCCCCCGAAGCCCGCAATCCGCCGCGTCCGGTCATGTCGGACCTTCGCGACTCAGGCAGTATCGAGCAGGACGCCGACATCGTCGCGTTCATCTATCGCGATGATTATTACAACCATTCCGAAGAGAATCAGGGCCAGGCGGAGTTGATCATCGCCAAACAACGCAACGGCCCGACGGGCGACATCAAGATGGCATTCCTAAAGGATTTCACCAGGTTCGAGGACTTATACAGAGGCTAG